A genomic segment from Ornithorhynchus anatinus isolate Pmale09 chromosome 16, mOrnAna1.pri.v4, whole genome shotgun sequence encodes:
- the CCDC28B gene encoding coiled-coil domain-containing protein 28B, whose product MDDKKKKRSPKACLAQPAPASALRKVPVPPSKSASFSLGLPHLPSPKQRAKFKRAAKEKCRPVLAGGGVGTPGAPLQHSFLTDVTDVYEMEGGLLNLLNDFHSGRLQAFGKECSFEQLEHVREMQEKLARLHFSLDVCGDGEEEEEEEEEEELPEEQKKNVADRNLDQLLSNLEDLSNSIQKLHLAENPQPEEPPTA is encoded by the exons ATGGACGATAAGAAGAAGAAGCGGAGCCCCAAGGCCTGCCTGGCCCAACCCGCCCCCGCCAGCGCCTTGCGCAAAGTGCCCGTCCCCCCCAGCAAGAGCGCCTCCTTCTCCCTCGGCCTCCCGCACCTGCCCTCCCCCAAGCAGCGTGCCAAGTTCAAGAG GGCTGCCAAGGAGAAATGCCGCCCGGTGCTGGCCGGAGGAGGAGTGGGCACGCCGGGGGCCCCCCTGCAGCACTCGTTCCTCACGGACGTGACCGATGTCTATGAGATGGAAGGGGGACTGCTCAACCTGCTCAATGACTTCCACTCGGGGCGACTCCAGGCCTTCG GGAAGGAGTGCTCCTTCGAGCAGCTGGAGCACGTGCGGGAGATGCAGGAGAAGCTGGCCCGGCTGCACTTCAGCCTGGATGTctgcggggacggggaggaggaggaggaggaggaagaagaggaggagctgccTGAGGAGCAGAAGAAGAACGTGGCCGACCGCAACCTGGACCAGCTGCTGAGCAAT CTAGAAGACCTGAGCAACTCCAT ACAGAAGCTGCACCTGGCAGAGAACCCCCAGCCCGAGGAGCCCCCCACGGCCTAG